The bacterium genomic interval TCTCCGTATCGCTTTATCCGGCCACTTTCAGCGCTGAAGGGCGCGCGAGTGAATACAATGTTGTAATCACTGCGAAGGTGACCTTTACCGATCTGACACAGAAAAAAGTCCTGTTCCAGAATCCCAGTTTCATTTTTCGCGGCCAGTATCAAATCGATCAGGAAGAAATCCTTTTCTTTGATCGCCAATCGGAAGCTATCGATCAAATCGCTAAAGATTTTGCTGAATCGGTCGTTAGCGCCATCCTTGAAGGATTCTGATTGCGATACTCCGAGTTTCTTAAGGCTGTACAGGAGCGCAAAGTCTCGCCGGTTGTCACTTTTCTTGGCGAAGAAACTTTTCTGAAGGATCGCGCGCTCGATACGGTATTGAACCGTTTTCTCGATCAAGAATCCAGGCCTTTCAATTACCGTTCGCTGTTCGGAGAAGAAATCAAAGATACCGCATTTCTTGATGAAGCCAGCACCATGCCTATGTTCGGCGAATGGAAGGTTTTGTATATCAAACATGCCTCCGTTCTGGAGAAAAATTTCGGCCGCATCAAAGATTATCTGGATCAGTACATACAGCAACCTTCTTCGGGCACTTTATTGATTTTTGATCTCGACAGATGGGAAGGAAGTTCGAAACTGAAAGGGATACTTTCAAAGAAGACGATGGTGGTTGAATTCAATCCCCTCAGCGAAAAGGAGATTCCGAGCTGGGTGAGTGGCCACTTGCGCAGTCTGAATTTCCAAATTGAGACGAACGCTATCCAGGCATTGACGGAACGTCTCGGGACCGACCTTCAAAAAATATCAGCGGAATTGGAAAAGTTGATGCTCTTCCGGCAGTCGGAACGAAAAATTACGCTGCAGGATATCGAAAACACCGTGGGTTATACTCCCACCGCAAAAGTGTGGGATTGGACGGAAGCACTATTAGATCAGGATTCAGGAAAATCAGTGGAGCTTCTGCGGGATTTGTTGGAGCAAGGTGAGCAGCCGATCTACTGCATCGCCCTCCTCGCGAAACAGTATGAAAAAATGATCCTTGCAAAGGAAATGGTACTCCAAAAAATTCCACAGGCAACGATTGCTCAGAAAATTAATAAACCGGTCTATTTTCTGCAGAAATACTTGACGCAGCTTTCCCGTTTCCGAATGGCCGATTTGATCAAAGCAGTCGAAATTCTTTCTTTTACCGATCGCGCATTGAAATCGGGGCAGGCGAAGGAGGACCGCA includes:
- the holA gene encoding DNA polymerase III subunit delta translates to MRYSEFLKAVQERKVSPVVTFLGEETFLKDRALDTVLNRFLDQESRPFNYRSLFGEEIKDTAFLDEASTMPMFGEWKVLYIKHASVLEKNFGRIKDYLDQYIQQPSSGTLLIFDLDRWEGSSKLKGILSKKTMVVEFNPLSEKEIPSWVSGHLRSLNFQIETNAIQALTERLGTDLQKISAELEKLMLFRQSERKITLQDIENTVGYTPTAKVWDWTEALLDQDSGKSVELLRDLLEQGEQPIYCIALLAKQYEKMILAKEMVLQKIPQATIAQKINKPVYFLQKYLTQLSRFRMADLIKAVEILSFTDRALKSGQAKEDRTVLELMTLQLCNLKEPAPAIFDVPLMT
- the lptE gene encoding LPS assembly lipoprotein LptE; its protein translation is MKVGVPLCLSLFLLTACGYHLAGTGSSLPQHIKTIGLPIFVNNTQGYQVEQKITSSIQTVLLQRGKYKVVPDAQGVDALLKGTIISVSLYPATFSAEGRASEYNVVITAKVTFTDLTQKKVLFQNPSFIFRGQYQIDQEEILFFDRQSEAIDQIAKDFAESVVSAILEGF